From the Daucus carota subsp. sativus chromosome 8, DH1 v3.0, whole genome shotgun sequence genome, one window contains:
- the LOC135148196 gene encoding uncharacterized protein LOC135148196, whose product MEKKGIFPLKYPRFILLTNGPPNQTPVMDIPDEFLTAVGEKIPNNVKIQFPNGRVVHVHYRRDSKRLTHLDPLYLELGRESGFFLVMAYKGNGIFSVVVIGHGSTEIEYGKNRCVARSPVMWQGNIQWLYTLTSYYIDLSY is encoded by the exons ATGGAG AAGAAAGGCATTTTTCCACTGAAATATCCGAGATTCATCCTGTTGACCAATGGTCCTCCAAACCAAACCCCTGTCATG GATATCCCGGATGAATTTCTTACCGCTGTTGGAGAAAAAATTCCAAACAATGTGAAAATTCAGTTTCCAAACGGGCGCGTGGTACATGTCCACTATAGAAGGGATTCCAAGAGACTCACCCATCTGGATCCTTTGTATCTTGAACTCGGAAGGGAGTCTGGATTTTTCCTAGTAATGGCCTATAAGGGAAACGGCATATTCTCAGTTGTTGTTATTGGCCACGGTTCTACTGAAATCGAATATGGAAAAAACAGATGTGTTGCTAGGTCTCCAGTCATGTGGCAAGGTAATATCCAGTGGCTTTACACACTAACTTCTTACTACATTGACCTATCTTATTAG